One part of the Cyprinus carpio isolate SPL01 chromosome B12, ASM1834038v1, whole genome shotgun sequence genome encodes these proteins:
- the LOC122139215 gene encoding nucleoside diphosphate kinase A-like isoform X1 encodes MGSGVSSAKPPSTPAAQCAKCATAPMSGNEERTFIAIKPDGVQRGLIGEIIKRFEQKGFKLVAMKLIQADEDLLRQHYCDLKDRPFFPGLVSFMSSGPVVAMVWEGFNVIKTSRVMLGETNPIDSKPGTIRGDLCVQVVRNIIHGSDSVESANAEINLWFKPEEICDYTKCQDSWLNG; translated from the exons ATGGGGTCAGGGGTTTCATCAGCCAAACCCCCCTCCACACCTGCAGCCCAGTGTGCCAAATGTGCGACGGC CCCAATGTCTGGAAATGAAGAGCGCACGTTCATTGCCATCAAGCCTGATGGAGTGCAGAGGGGACTAATCGGAGAGATCATCAAGCGTTTCGAACAGAAGGGCTTCAAGTTAGTTGCTATGAAGTTAATCCAG GCCGATGAGGATCTTCTGAGACAGCACTACTGTGACCTAAAGGATCGGCCTTTCTTCCCAGGGCTTGTCAGTTTTATGTCCTCTGGCCCTGTGGTTGCCATG gTGTGGGAGGGTTTTAACGTTATAAAAACCAGCAGAGTAATGCTCGGCGAGACTAATCCCATTGACTCCAAGCCTGGGACTATCCGAGGTGACCTTTGTGTTCAGGTTGTCAG GAACATCATTCACGGCAGTGATTCTGTCGAAAGTGCCAACGCCGAGATCAACCTGTGGTTCAAACCAGAGGAGATCTGTGACTACACCAAATGTCAGGACAGCTGGCTCAACGGCTGA
- the LOC122139215 gene encoding nucleoside diphosphate kinase A-like isoform X2, which produces MSGNEERTFIAIKPDGVQRGLIGEIIKRFEQKGFKLVAMKLIQADEDLLRQHYCDLKDRPFFPGLVSFMSSGPVVAMVWEGFNVIKTSRVMLGETNPIDSKPGTIRGDLCVQVVRNIIHGSDSVESANAEINLWFKPEEICDYTKCQDSWLNG; this is translated from the exons ATGTCTGGAAATGAAGAGCGCACGTTCATTGCCATCAAGCCTGATGGAGTGCAGAGGGGACTAATCGGAGAGATCATCAAGCGTTTCGAACAGAAGGGCTTCAAGTTAGTTGCTATGAAGTTAATCCAG GCCGATGAGGATCTTCTGAGACAGCACTACTGTGACCTAAAGGATCGGCCTTTCTTCCCAGGGCTTGTCAGTTTTATGTCCTCTGGCCCTGTGGTTGCCATG gTGTGGGAGGGTTTTAACGTTATAAAAACCAGCAGAGTAATGCTCGGCGAGACTAATCCCATTGACTCCAAGCCTGGGACTATCCGAGGTGACCTTTGTGTTCAGGTTGTCAG GAACATCATTCACGGCAGTGATTCTGTCGAAAGTGCCAACGCCGAGATCAACCTGTGGTTCAAACCAGAGGAGATCTGTGACTACACCAAATGTCAGGACAGCTGGCTCAACGGCTGA